A region of the Methylobacterium nodulans ORS 2060 genome:
CTGAAGCTGTGCAGGATGTGAAGGGGTTGACGACCCAAGGGGGAGGCTCTGATGCCGACCACCTTGTCCGTCGATCTGCGCCAGCGTGTGGTGTATCCGCCAAGCCTGCATGCACTTCTCACCCGAGGAGGGCCGCAACTCCTTCGCGGCCGCCGGATACGAGCACGATGCTTACGCTTCAACCTGATCGGGCACCGCTCTAGCGGGCCGCCGCCACCTCCTCGAACAGCGACAGGATCACCGGGCGGCGGTCGAGGTTGTAGGTCGCGGCCTCGCGGGCCGCGCGGGCGATGCGCTCGCTCGCATCGGCCAAGGCCGCGAGCCGGGCGGGCGGCTCGGTGAGGCGCCGGCCGATCTCCGCGGCGAGGTGGCGCTGCACCGTGTCGAGAGCGGTCTCGTAGAGCGCGTCGGCGTCGCGGGAATTCAGGCGCTCGGCCAGCGCCAGGACCCGGCGCCAGTCGGGCGCGGCGAGGAGCGCCTCGATCTCGTCCACGAGGGCGAGGGTCGCCGGGTCGAGCAGGCCGAGCGCCCGGGCGACCGAGCCCTCGCTCAAGCGCGCCGCCCGGGCCAGCACCTCGGGCGGATGAGCGGCAAAGGGCTCGCCGAGACCCTGGAGCACCCGCACCACCTCGGCGTCGCCGAGCGGGCGCAGCGCGAGCCGCCGGCAGCGGGAGCGGATCGTGGGCAGGAGCCGGCCCGGCGCATGGCTGACGATCAGGAACAGGGAGCGCGGCGGCGGCTCCTCGATGAGCTTCAGGAGTGCGTTGGCGCTGGCGAGGTTCAGCTCCTCCGCGCAATCGACGATGCAGATGCGGTAGCCCGCATCCGCCGAGGTCTCGGCGAAGAGATGGAGCGCGCGGCGCGCGGCCTCGACGGTGATCTGCGTCGGCACGGTCTTGGCGCCGGGCGCCCGCTGGCGGCGCAGCACCACGAGGTTCGGATGCGACAGCATCGCGACCTGCCGGGCCACCGGGTGGCCCGGCGCCACCGCCAGCGTCTCCGGCACGCCCCGCCCCGTCCCCTGCTGCGCGAGCAGGTGGCGGGCCACCCGGTAGGCGAGTGTCGCCTTGCCGATCCCGCGCGGGCCGCCGAGGAGCCAGGCATGGTGCAGCCGCCCCGCCCCGATCGCCTCGCGAAAGGCCCGCTCGGCCGCCTCCTGGCCGATGAGGGCGGCCTGCGCCCGCGGCCGCGTCAGCCCCGGGACCTCGCCCGGCTCCAGATCCTCGCCGGCCGGTTCAGGCGGCATGGCCGTGTCCCTCGCGCAGGAGCTGCGGCAGGCGTCCGGCCACCGCCGCCCGGATGGCGGACGCCACCGCGTCCGGGTCGGCCGCGGCGTCGATCAGGACGCAGCGCTCCGGCTCCTGGGCGGCAATGGCCCGGAAGGCCTCCCGCAGGCGCTGGTGGAAGGACAGTGTCTCGGCCTCGAAGCGGTCCGGCCCCGGGGACGAGGCCCGCCGCCGGGCGCGGGCGAGACCGAGTTCGGGGGGGAGATCGAGGATCAGCGTGAGGTCGGGCCGGGTCGGCCCGACGACGACGCGCTCCAGCGCCGCGACCTCCTGCGGGTCGATGCCGCCGGCCGCCCCCTGATAGGCCCGGGTCGAATCCGCGAAGCGGTCGCAGAGCACCACGGCGCCGCGGGCGAGCGCGGGCCGGATCAGGGTGTTGAGATGGTCGAGACGCGCGGCCGAGAACAGCAGCGCCTCCGCGAAGGGGCCGTGGTCCTTGGCGGCGCCCGCGAGCAGCGCGGTGCGGATCTGCTCGGCCCGGGGCGATCCGCCGGGCTCGCGGGTGGTGATCACCTCCCGGTCGCCTGCCCGCAGGCGCTCGGCGAGCCTCGCGATCTGGGTCGACTTTCCGGCGCCCTCCCCGCCCTCGACGGTGATGAAGACGCCGGGCTGCGCCGTCCCGCTCACGACCGGTTCGTCAGCTTGGCGAAGGCGTCGCGCACCCAGCCGGTCCCGACCTCGATGGCCGCGTCGAGAGCGCGCTGGGTCATGGTGCCGGTGCCGACGGCCTCGGCGGTGTAGAGGGGCATGTCGAGCACCTGCTGCTGCTGATCGCCGCGCATGATCTTGAGCCGCGCGACCTCGCGCCCCTCGGCCACCGGCGCCATGAGCGGGCCCTGGTAGACCACCCGCGCGGTGAGGCGGTCGGCCGAGCCCCGCGGCAGCAGCACCCGCACGGGCTTCTTCGCGACGAGTGCCACCTTGCCCTTCTCGCCGCCATAAGTGTCGGCCTCCGCCACGGTCTCACCGGGGGCGAAGACTTGGCGGGCCTCGAAGGCGCGGAAGCCCCAGTCGAGGAGCTTGCGGGCTTCCGCCGCCCGCTCGCGGGCAGTCTTGAGGCCGCTCACCACCATGACCAGTCGCTGGCCGTTCTGCACCGCCGAGCCCGTCAGGCCGTAGCCCGATTCCTCCAGGTAGCCGGTCTTCAGCCCGTCCGCCCCGATATCCATGGCAAGCAGCGGGTTGCGGTTCTGCTGGCGGATCTTGTTCCAGGTGAACTCGCGCTCGGCGAAGAGCTTGTACTCCTCCGGATAGGTCTCGATCAGGTGAATGGCGAGCTTGGCGAGGTCGCGGGCCGTCACCTTCTGGTCGGGCGCCGAGTAGCCGGTGGCGTTGCGGAAGGTGGAGCGGGTCAGCCCGAGCTCGCGGGCGCGCCGGTTCATGATCTGGGCGAAATTGTCCTCGGTGCCGCCGATCGCCTCGGCGGCGGCGATGGCCGCGTCGTTGCCCGACTGCACGATGAGGCCACGCAGGAGATCCGGCAGCTTCACCTTGCTGTTGAGCTGGGCGAACATCGAGGAGCCGCCCCCGCCCGCGCCGCCGCGCCTCCAGGCATTCTCGCTGATCGGGAACTCGCTGTCCTGGTTCAGGCGGCCCTTGCGCATCTCGTCGAAGATCACCTCGACGGTCATGAGCTTGGCCATGCTGGCGGGCGAGAACGGCTCGTCGGCGGCCTTCTCGTAGAGCACGGAGCCGGAATCGGCATCGACCAGGATCGCGTGCGGGGCCTGGCTCTGGAAGCCCTGCGCCCGTGCGGCGGCCGTGAGACAGGCGGCCAGCGCGATCCCCATCGCGAGCCGCGCGACCGCCCTACCCGCCCATGCTGCCGTCACCATGCCGCCACCGTCCCGATTGCCCGTCCGGCGGCCACTCTGACGCTCCGGCCGGGGTGGTGCAACCGCGGCGGATCCGCCGCCTCGCTCAGAGCATATCCGCGACGCGGGCACGCGGCGCTGCGGCCGAATGCGTCTTGCGCGCGCCCGCCCCGCCGCCGTCGAACCGGGCGGTCAGGCTGCGGCCCGCTCCGGGCCGGCCGGGCGGGACCGGATGAGCGCCGCCGAGCTGGAGGGGCGCCGAGAGAGGCAGCGGCGCGGCGCGGCGCGGGGGCGCCGGAGCCGGTCCGGTCCGGCCCGCGGGCTGCGCCGCCGCGAGCATGGCCTGGGCCAGGGCGCTGCGGTCCTTGGCGACGACGATGGGCTTGGCGGCGACCATGGATCTGGCGGCCGCCGCCGGCTGCGGCGCGGGCGCGCTGCGCGGTGGCGCCTCGGCGACCCGGATGGGGGCCGGGCGCGGGGCCGGTGCGGGACGGAGCGGGGCTTCGGCCACCCGCACGGGCGCCGGCATCACCCGCGGACGCTCCACCACCGGAGTGACGGGCGTCGGCTCGGGCTCGGGCCGCCGGAAGGCGAAGGGCTTCGCCTCCTCGCCGGCGTCGGCCACCATCAGGTTGGCGCCGAAGGGGCCTCCCGCAGGGCGCCCGTCGGTGCGCAGGGTCGCCATCAGCTTGCGGTCGTCGCTGCCCGCCACCGAGGCCTTGCCGAGATACTCCACCCGGACCCGGGTCG
Encoded here:
- the tmk gene encoding dTMP kinase, with protein sequence MSGTAQPGVFITVEGGEGAGKSTQIARLAERLRAGDREVITTREPGGSPRAEQIRTALLAGAAKDHGPFAEALLFSAARLDHLNTLIRPALARGAVVLCDRFADSTRAYQGAAGGIDPQEVAALERVVVGPTRPDLTLILDLPPELGLARARRRASSPGPDRFEAETLSFHQRLREAFRAIAAQEPERCVLIDAAADPDAVASAIRAAVAGRLPQLLREGHGHAA
- a CDS encoding DNA polymerase III subunit delta', whose translation is MPPEPAGEDLEPGEVPGLTRPRAQAALIGQEAAERAFREAIGAGRLHHAWLLGGPRGIGKATLAYRVARHLLAQQGTGRGVPETLAVAPGHPVARQVAMLSHPNLVVLRRQRAPGAKTVPTQITVEAARRALHLFAETSADAGYRICIVDCAEELNLASANALLKLIEEPPPRSLFLIVSHAPGRLLPTIRSRCRRLALRPLGDAEVVRVLQGLGEPFAAHPPEVLARAARLSEGSVARALGLLDPATLALVDEIEALLAAPDWRRVLALAERLNSRDADALYETALDTVQRHLAAEIGRRLTEPPARLAALADASERIARAAREAATYNLDRRPVILSLFEEVAAAR
- a CDS encoding D-alanyl-D-alanine carboxypeptidase family protein; amino-acid sequence: MVTAAWAGRAVARLAMGIALAACLTAAARAQGFQSQAPHAILVDADSGSVLYEKAADEPFSPASMAKLMTVEVIFDEMRKGRLNQDSEFPISENAWRRGGAGGGGSSMFAQLNSKVKLPDLLRGLIVQSGNDAAIAAAEAIGGTEDNFAQIMNRRARELGLTRSTFRNATGYSAPDQKVTARDLAKLAIHLIETYPEEYKLFAEREFTWNKIRQQNRNPLLAMDIGADGLKTGYLEESGYGLTGSAVQNGQRLVMVVSGLKTARERAAEARKLLDWGFRAFEARQVFAPGETVAEADTYGGEKGKVALVAKKPVRVLLPRGSADRLTARVVYQGPLMAPVAEGREVARLKIMRGDQQQQVLDMPLYTAEAVGTGTMTQRALDAAIEVGTGWVRDAFAKLTNRS
- a CDS encoding septal ring lytic transglycosylase RlpA family protein, which translates into the protein MAGSSKGGLIASGSAAGALRLAAVAGVALLTANCAGTPHPTTTAARSGRQIDPKYGVAPSPRLYGENDPIPKGGGRAMVGKPYMVAGHTYVPREDPRGYVREGLASWYGTAFHGRMTANGEVFDRFSVAAAHPTLPLPSYARVTNLANGHSMVVRVNDRGPYHAGRLMDVSERVAEALEFHRRGTTRVRVEYLGKASVAGSDDRKLMATLRTDGRPAGGPFGANLMVADAGEEAKPFAFRRPEPEPTPVTPVVERPRVMPAPVRVAEAPLRPAPAPRPAPIRVAEAPPRSAPAPQPAAAARSMVAAKPIVVAKDRSALAQAMLAAAQPAGRTGPAPAPPRRAAPLPLSAPLQLGGAHPVPPGRPGAGRSLTARFDGGGAGARKTHSAAAPRARVADML